One window of the Conexibacter sp. SYSU D00693 genome contains the following:
- a CDS encoding anti-sigma factor domain-containing protein, with translation MSRRHCHRTEDVAAFLLHALEPDDDRAFREHLTGCEACQSAVDELHLAADVLPMAAPQMAPPPELKDRIMRVVEAEAELLRAAGPEADRVPARARRGGLLGRLAGVLGPHPRAVLGAACAVLLALVVGTAVLGGGDDGPDGRTVAASTAPPGARVEIETDGERGSLVLRDMPPPPGDRVYQVWVMHDDGTPRPTHTLFTVPADGRTRVAVDAPMRGVRQVLVSAEPQGGSRAPTSEPVVAVRMPSPA, from the coding sequence ATGAGCCGCCGCCACTGCCACCGCACCGAGGACGTCGCCGCGTTCCTGCTGCACGCCCTCGAGCCCGACGACGACCGCGCGTTCCGCGAGCACCTCACGGGCTGTGAGGCCTGCCAGTCCGCGGTCGACGAGCTGCACCTCGCCGCCGACGTGCTGCCCATGGCCGCGCCGCAGATGGCGCCGCCGCCGGAGCTCAAGGACCGCATCATGCGCGTCGTCGAGGCCGAGGCCGAGCTGCTGCGCGCGGCCGGGCCGGAGGCCGACCGCGTCCCGGCCCGCGCGCGGCGGGGCGGCCTCCTGGGCCGGCTGGCCGGCGTGCTGGGTCCCCACCCGCGCGCCGTGCTCGGCGCCGCCTGCGCGGTCCTGCTCGCGCTCGTCGTGGGCACCGCGGTGCTCGGGGGCGGCGACGACGGACCCGACGGCCGCACCGTGGCCGCGTCCACGGCGCCCCCGGGCGCGCGTGTCGAGATCGAGACGGACGGCGAGCGCGGCTCGCTGGTCCTGCGCGACATGCCCCCGCCGCCCGGTGACCGCGTCTACCAGGTGTGGGTCATGCACGACGACGGCACGCCGCGCCCGACGCACACGCTCTTCACCGTCCCGGCCGACGGTCGCACCCGCGTGGCGGTCGACGCGCCGATGCGCGGGGTGCGCCAGGTGCTCGTCAGCGCCGAGCCGCAGGGCGGCTCGCGCGCGCCGACCAGCGAGCCGGTCGTCGCGGTGCGCATGCCCAGCCCGGCCTAG
- a CDS encoding RNA polymerase sigma factor, with protein sequence MPRRPPDDPAADLRALADEELMQLVRKGEPRAFEVVYERHSGPAFSLAYRITGARGPAEDVVQEAFLALWRSGARYDRGRGSVRTWVLGIVHNRAIDSLRRASVHDRRRAWDAEEDAAERLVAPERTDAEAARRHEAAEVHRALTTLPPEQSRVLELAYFGGFTQTEIADMLDAPVGTVKGRMRLGLEKMRGALDGAVEAPR encoded by the coding sequence ATGCCCCGCCGCCCGCCCGACGACCCCGCCGCCGACCTCCGCGCCCTCGCCGACGAAGAGCTCATGCAGCTCGTGCGCAAGGGGGAGCCGCGCGCGTTCGAGGTCGTCTACGAGCGCCACAGCGGTCCCGCCTTCTCCCTCGCCTACCGGATCACCGGCGCCCGCGGCCCCGCCGAGGACGTCGTCCAGGAGGCGTTCCTGGCCCTCTGGCGCTCCGGCGCCCGCTACGACCGCGGTCGCGGCTCCGTGCGCACCTGGGTGCTGGGCATCGTCCACAACCGGGCCATCGACAGCCTGCGCCGGGCGAGCGTCCACGACCGCCGTCGCGCCTGGGACGCCGAGGAGGACGCCGCCGAGCGCCTCGTCGCCCCCGAGCGCACCGACGCCGAGGCGGCGCGGCGCCACGAGGCCGCCGAGGTGCACCGCGCGCTCACGACCCTCCCGCCCGAGCAGTCGCGGGTCCTCGAGCTCGCGTACTTCGGCGGCTTCACCCAGACGGAGATCGCCGACATGCTCGACGCGCCGGTCGGCACCGTGAAGGGCCGGATGCGCCTGGGCCTGGAGAAGATGCGCGGCGCGTTGGACGGCGCGGTGGAGGCGCCGCGATGA
- a CDS encoding RNA polymerase sigma factor: protein MDKASLDREFSELYRAHLRDVYSYAYYRVGDHHDAEDLTEQTFLQAYRHFERALAESDGRPLRPWLIRIAHNLAANHYRDRSRRPQTHLDDSDTLRTTHTTEDLVEGRDELARVLAGVAELPDDRREALIMRFALGMDNREIARAMGKTDGATKVLLHRAIKQLEERLRKQGALT, encoded by the coding sequence GTGGACAAGGCGTCCCTCGACCGCGAGTTCTCCGAGCTCTACCGCGCGCACCTGAGGGACGTGTACTCCTACGCGTACTACCGGGTGGGCGACCACCACGACGCCGAGGACCTCACGGAGCAGACGTTCCTGCAGGCCTACCGGCACTTCGAGCGCGCGTTGGCCGAGTCCGACGGCCGGCCGCTGCGCCCGTGGCTCATCCGGATCGCGCACAACCTGGCGGCCAACCACTACCGCGACCGGTCGCGCCGCCCGCAGACGCACCTCGACGACTCCGACACGCTGCGCACGACGCACACGACGGAGGACCTGGTGGAGGGCCGCGACGAGCTCGCCCGCGTCCTGGCCGGGGTCGCCGAGCTGCCCGACGACCGCCGCGAGGCGCTGATCATGCGCTTCGCGCTCGGGATGGACAACCGCGAGATCGCGCGGGCGATGGGCAAGACCGACGGCGCCACGAAGGTCCTCCTGCACCGCGCCATCAAGCAGCTGGAGGAGCGGCTGCGCAAGCAGGGGGCGCTCACGTGA
- a CDS encoding rhomboid family intramembrane serine protease produces the protein MATCYRHPGRETGVSCSNCGRPICPDCMTPTPVGMRCPDCAKQRTQVRSLGSVASEPRLTYVIIGICVVAFLGSGQFGVSGGGGSELYARGALYGPLVADGEVYRLVTGGFLHAGLLHILFNMYLLYLLGTQLEQRLGTPRYAALYVAALLAGSFGALAQTTVAVTVGASGAVFGLAGAMLIEYRRLGIDPLRSDIGGLILFNMALSLLPGFNVSIGGHLGGLVGGIAAMWAIDQGMQRRQPWIGYAGCLLVAAAAVAGSLAIAGDPHDYF, from the coding sequence ATGGCCACCTGCTACCGCCACCCGGGGCGCGAGACCGGCGTCTCGTGCTCGAACTGCGGGCGGCCGATCTGCCCCGACTGCATGACGCCGACGCCCGTCGGCATGCGCTGCCCCGACTGCGCCAAGCAGCGCACGCAGGTCCGCTCGCTGGGCTCGGTGGCGTCCGAGCCACGCCTGACCTACGTCATCATCGGCATCTGCGTCGTCGCCTTCCTGGGCAGCGGCCAGTTCGGCGTCTCGGGCGGGGGCGGGAGCGAGCTCTACGCGCGCGGCGCCCTGTACGGCCCGCTCGTGGCCGACGGCGAGGTCTACCGGCTCGTCACCGGCGGCTTCCTCCACGCCGGCCTGCTGCACATCCTCTTCAACATGTACCTGCTGTACCTGCTCGGCACCCAGCTCGAGCAGCGGCTGGGCACCCCGCGCTACGCGGCGCTGTACGTCGCGGCGCTGCTCGCCGGCTCCTTCGGCGCGCTGGCCCAGACGACCGTCGCGGTCACCGTCGGCGCCTCGGGCGCGGTCTTCGGCCTTGCCGGCGCGATGCTCATCGAGTACCGCCGCCTCGGGATCGACCCGCTGCGCAGCGACATCGGCGGCCTGATCCTCTTCAACATGGCGCTGTCGCTCCTGCCGGGCTTCAACGTCTCGATCGGCGGCCACCTCGGCGGCCTCGTGGGCGGCATCGCCGCCATGTGGGCGATCGACCAGGGCATGCAGCGCCGCCAGCCGTGGATCGGCTACGCCGGGTGCCTCCTCGTCGCGGCCGCGGCGGTCGCGGGCTCGCTCGCGATCGCGGGCGACCCGCACGACTACTTCTAG
- a CDS encoding 1-acylglycerol-3-phosphate O-acyltransferase, with the protein MDRSAYLDRARHKGVNPLVYWLVRAVLQPFFHLYFRMSRIGREHIPESGPVIFAANHRSFLDPFVIGTMARRPLYYVAKKELFSHRLAAWFLNSLGAFPIDRGNADGDAMATARAILERGDAVLIFPEGTRTRPGALGRPKRGVGRLALETGAPVVPVAVIGTERVRRGWRIRPHKVRIRAGAPLTFPHVAEPSPELAAAVTSRIWPCVELQWEWLGGLPSVRRAAVVGAGSWGTSVAVALARAGVAVQLGCRTAGQAALLAEGRCNDRYLPGLELPAGVTPVPAEELELAGTDLVVLAVPSRALPEALAAHGAEIPERAGVVVLSKGLVAPMGTLPGAYVAERTRARAVAAFGGPGHANDALVNGAALVVASTDAAFARQLAELLQQAGLSAETSTDAVGVELAGAAKNAAVLAAATASGAGPNAAGAAAGRVFAEVDAYARGRGARAETFAGLAGAGDLVATVVAEGSRNRRAGELLGQGVPADEIQPALGQAAEALDALPLLARALRDGGVSAPCVSGLAEVVEGQRQAGDWVAEVTAPQRRALARAA; encoded by the coding sequence ATGGACCGCTCCGCGTACCTCGACCGCGCCCGCCACAAGGGCGTCAACCCGCTGGTCTACTGGCTCGTGCGGGCGGTCCTCCAGCCGTTCTTCCACCTCTACTTCCGGATGAGCCGGATCGGCCGGGAGCACATCCCGGAGTCCGGCCCGGTGATCTTCGCCGCCAACCACCGCTCGTTCCTGGACCCGTTCGTCATCGGGACGATGGCCCGCCGGCCGCTGTACTACGTGGCCAAGAAGGAGCTGTTCAGCCATCGCCTCGCCGCGTGGTTCCTCAACAGCCTCGGCGCGTTCCCGATCGACCGCGGCAACGCGGACGGCGACGCGATGGCCACCGCCCGCGCGATCCTCGAGCGCGGCGACGCCGTGCTCATCTTCCCCGAGGGCACCCGCACCCGCCCGGGCGCGCTGGGCCGTCCCAAGCGCGGTGTGGGCCGCCTCGCGCTGGAGACCGGCGCGCCGGTCGTCCCGGTCGCGGTCATCGGCACCGAGCGCGTGCGCCGCGGCTGGCGCATCCGCCCGCACAAGGTCCGCATCCGCGCCGGGGCGCCCCTCACCTTCCCGCACGTCGCCGAGCCCTCGCCCGAGCTGGCCGCCGCCGTCACGAGCCGCATCTGGCCGTGCGTCGAGCTGCAGTGGGAGTGGCTGGGCGGCCTGCCGTCCGTGCGGCGCGCCGCCGTCGTCGGCGCCGGCTCGTGGGGGACGTCGGTCGCGGTGGCGCTCGCCCGCGCCGGCGTCGCCGTCCAGCTCGGCTGCCGCACCGCCGGCCAGGCCGCCCTGCTGGCCGAGGGGCGCTGCAACGACCGCTACCTGCCCGGGCTCGAGCTGCCCGCGGGCGTCACGCCGGTCCCGGCCGAGGAGCTCGAGCTGGCCGGCACGGACCTCGTCGTCCTCGCCGTCCCGTCCCGCGCGCTGCCCGAGGCGCTGGCCGCCCACGGCGCCGAGATCCCCGAGCGCGCGGGCGTCGTCGTCCTCAGCAAGGGGCTCGTGGCGCCGATGGGCACGCTGCCCGGCGCGTACGTCGCCGAGCGCACCCGGGCCCGTGCCGTCGCCGCGTTCGGCGGTCCGGGGCACGCCAACGACGCCCTGGTCAACGGCGCGGCGCTCGTCGTCGCCTCGACCGACGCGGCCTTCGCCCGGCAGCTCGCCGAGCTGCTGCAGCAGGCCGGCCTGAGCGCCGAGACGTCGACCGACGCGGTCGGCGTCGAGCTCGCGGGCGCCGCCAAGAACGCCGCCGTCCTGGCCGCCGCGACCGCCTCGGGCGCCGGCCCCAACGCCGCGGGCGCCGCCGCCGGGCGGGTCTTCGCCGAGGTCGACGCGTACGCGCGCGGGCGCGGTGCGCGCGCCGAGACCTTCGCCGGGCTCGCGGGCGCGGGGGACCTCGTGGCGACCGTCGTCGCCGAGGGCAGCCGCAACCGCCGCGCGGGCGAGCTGCTGGGCCAGGGCGTCCCCGCCGACGAGATCCAGCCCGCGCTGGGCCAGGCCGCGGAGGCGCTCGACGCGCTGCCGCTGCTGGCCCGCGCCCTGCGCGACGGCGGCGTGAGCGCGCCGTGCGTGAGCGGCCTCGCCGAGGTCGTCGAGGGCCAGCGCCAGGCCGGCGACTGGGTCGCCGAGGTCACCGCTCCGCAGCGCCGCGCGCTGGCGCGGGCGGCCTAG